In a genomic window of Acidobacteriota bacterium:
- a CDS encoding DUF4388 domain-containing protein produces MRRDVKTFVGSALVEAPAGQLGPLTLPSLIHDVCEEKNTGYLAVRDGDIEKSVYVDSGGIVFARSNDKEDRLGSLLIKRGMVSARQMEQAVRAAQESGKRLGGVLVERHTIRPQDLTWGVREQVKEIVVGLFSWTHGTYAMHFGPLPSDEVITLKMSTGDIILEGVKGIGEWIRIQLAVGGLDARYQVSPRLDEMGRTMNLSLDEWTLLSRCEQAVELGVLCEVSPMKDFDVCRLVWAFTVVGMLNRLS; encoded by the coding sequence ATGCGTCGTGATGTGAAGACCTTCGTCGGCTCGGCGCTCGTCGAGGCGCCGGCCGGCCAACTCGGCCCCCTCACCCTCCCCTCCCTCATCCACGACGTCTGCGAGGAGAAGAACACCGGCTACCTCGCGGTCCGCGACGGCGACATCGAGAAGTCGGTCTACGTCGACTCGGGGGGGATCGTCTTCGCCCGATCCAACGACAAGGAGGATCGCCTCGGCTCCCTGCTCATCAAGCGCGGCATGGTCTCGGCGCGGCAGATGGAGCAGGCGGTGCGCGCGGCGCAGGAGTCGGGAAAGCGTCTCGGCGGCGTGCTCGTGGAGCGCCACACCATCCGGCCGCAGGATCTGACGTGGGGGGTGAGAGAGCAGGTGAAGGAGATCGTCGTGGGGCTCTTCTCCTGGACTCACGGCACGTACGCGATGCACTTCGGCCCGCTCCCGAGCGACGAAGTGATCACGCTCAAGATGTCCACGGGCGACATCATCCTCGAGGGGGTGAAGGGGATCGGCGAATGGATCCGGATCCAGCTCGCCGTCGGCGGCCTGGACGCCCGGTACCAGGTCAGCCCACGCCTCGACGAGATGGGGCGCACGATGAACCTGAGCCTCGACGAGTGGACCCTTCTGTCGCGCTGCGAGCAGGCGGTGGAGCTGGGCGTTCTGTGCGAGGTGTCGCCGATGAAGGACTTCGACGTCTGCCGCCTGGTGTGGGCCTTCACGGTCGTCGGGATGCTGAACCGCCTTTCATAG
- a CDS encoding DUF1049 domain-containing protein: MRLVFTIIFLFLMVFFMIFAWQNQNEQVHVVFGSWDSGSLPVFLLILLAFGGGVIITSIIGIIEGMRIRMTNLKLRRKLKRLEGEVDSLRNLPLGNPLAVTPERETSATDDDVL; this comes from the coding sequence ATGCGCCTCGTCTTCACGATCATCTTCCTGTTCCTGATGGTCTTCTTCATGATCTTCGCCTGGCAGAATCAGAACGAGCAGGTCCACGTCGTCTTCGGATCGTGGGACAGCGGGAGCCTCCCCGTCTTCCTGCTGATACTCCTCGCCTTCGGCGGCGGGGTGATCATCACGAGCATCATCGGCATCATCGAGGGGATGCGCATCCGCATGACGAACCTGAAGCTGCGCCGAAAGCTCAAGAGGCTCGAAGGGGAGGTCGATTCCCTGAGGAACCTCCCGCTCGGGAACCCCCTCGCCGTCACGCCGGAGCGGGAGACCTCCGCCACCGACGACGATGTCCTGTAG